The sequence AGACAAACTGGAAGAATTGGCTGAGGAATTGAGCAAAGCGCGAATCAAATACAATCCTGATGCGGGGGAAGATACTGTAGTTTCCGTACCCGAAATTCCGAAGACAAGAATCGTCACCGAAACAATGGCTAAAATTTACGAAGCTCAGCGGAATTATAAAGATGCAATCGCGGTCTACAAAGACCTTGCGAAATCTAATCCGGAAAAGGCGGATTATTTTAAAAGGAAAATTGAAGAAATAAACAGGATAATCGACACAGGGCTCGTCTGAGAGGCGCCATGAAATATTTCTTTTCACAACTCGTATTATTTATCATATTAACTTTGCCCGTAGCGGCGCAGGATTACGATTGGGCTCGGCACGACTCGCTCGTAAAAGCGGGCATCGATCAGATATACGGGATTCAATTCGAAAAAGCCGAAAATACATTCGACGCGGTAATAAAAGAATATCCTACTCATCCTTCCGGCAAATTTTTTAAAGCTATGATTACCTGGTGGCGTATTCTTCTTAAACTCGAAGACGAAAGTCTGGACGACGAGTTTATGGAGCAGTTGGAAGAAGTTATTGAAATTTGCGATAGAATTCTGGAAAAAAACAAGAACAATAAAGACGCGCTTTTCTTCAAAGGCGGAGCAATCGGATTCAGAGGCAGATTGTTGGGCATTCGCGAAAAATGGCTCAAAGCCGCTCTCGACGGTAAAGAAGGACTCGAGTTGCTCTACCGATTTTATAAAGCCGATCCGCAGAATCCCGATGTTCAATTCGGATTTGGCATTTATCATTATTATGCCGAAGTCATTCCGGAGAAATTTCCCGCGGTCAAACCGCTTATGATTTTTTTTCCAAACGGCGACCGCGAAAAAGGCTTGAGCGAACTCGAATACGTCGCGCTCAAAGGCAGATATGCCCGCATCGAATCGAGATATTTTCTTATGACATTGAATTTTCAGTTCGAGGAAAATATGGACGAAACCCGAAAGTGGGCTTCAATTCTTCTGGCGGATTATCCGAATAATCCCAACTTCCAGAAATATTACGGACTAACTTTTGTTAAAGAAAACAGGTACGATAAAGCCTCGGAAATATTCCGGGATATCTATTCGAAATGCGTAACAGGTATGCCGGGTTACAACAGTTATTATAAGAGGGAAGCGAGTTATTATGTCGGATTGAATTATAAGAATACAAATAATGTCGATTCCGCCATCTACTATTTTACGGTTTCCGAAAAGTTGTCCCGTAAACTCGACAAAGACAAAGAGTCCGGTTTTCTGATCAATACCGTGCTCTATTTGGGAATGTTATACGACTTAAAAGGCGACAGACAGCAGGCAATAAAATATTACCGCGAAACGCTGACTATGAGGGAAAGGAGCAATTCTCATAAACTTGCCGAACAATATTTGAAAAAGCCTTACGGCAAGTAATTATTCGAGATTGGTCGAAATTCCGAATCTGTGAATCGAACCGATAAAACCCATCGACGAAAATCCGTAGTCGAGTGTATAATTCTTTACGTTGAATCCGAAACCGAGGTTGAGGCCCGCCAGCCCGGCGCTCGACCCGATTTTAAGTTCTTTCCTCTTTTCGCTGTCGTATCCGAATCGCAGTCTGAAACTTGCGCCTAATTTAACTTCGGCTCCCAAAGTAAAATTACGAAGCCTGTCGGCTAAACTCTCCTGTTCCCGGTTTAATTTGTTCAGGGAAAAATAGAAACGGAACGGCACGTTTTTTAACTGTTTCGAAACGCCGACGCGTACGTCGAGCGGCAAATCTTCGTCGATTTCTGCGTATGTCGACAATTGACTGCCTATATTCAACACGGAAAATCCGATATTCCACATCGACTCGGAAAATTCGTAATGCAAGCCCAGATCGACTGCTAAAGCGGAAGAACTGTATTCGTCGATGCTGGAATAGATAAATTTCGTGTTTATACCGTAATAGAAATTGTCGTCGAGTTTATTTCCGTAGCCTAAAATAAAAGCGATATCGGCGGCTCCGAAACTGCCCGTTTTTTCGCCTGTGGAAGTAGCTTTTGTGAAGTCGCCGTAGCTAACGTATTTTACCGCCGCGCCAAGTTTTCCGAATCGAAATTCCTTAACTGCCGATAAAGACGCCGAATTGATATCCATAAGGTGATTTACAAAAGAGAATGATACGGGAATTCCCTCGAGTAAGTTAATTCCTGCGGGATTATAGAAAATAACATTCGGGTCGTCGTTTGCGGAAACAAATCCGCCTGCCAATGCCGCCGCGCGCGGACTCGTATCTAGATTTAGGAATTTGTATGTTTGCGGAAAAGCAGTTGAAAAACTAAAAAGTAATATTCCAAATAAAATCGTATTTTTCATGGCGCCATTTTTTTGTTTTGCGATTTTAACTATATTATTATAGAAAGGCAAGCTATTAAAATCTCACCCGGGAACATTGAGCTTTTAGAAAATGTTAGATTCAAAAACAAAACGGAAGGTAATGTATGAACGGATTTAAAACTGCGGCTTTAATGGCGGTCATGATGGTTCTCTTCTTATTCGTTGGCAATCTTTTGGGCGGACAAGCGGGAATGACCATAGCATTTGTCTTCTCGTTACTCCTTAATTTCGGCTCGTACTGGTTTTCCGATAAAATTGTATTATCGATGTACCGCGCAAAAGAGGTCTCCCGCGCCGAATATCCGGTTCTCTACAGAATAGTCGAAAATCTGGCGTCGAAAGCAAATTTGCCGATGCCCAAAGTATATGTTATCGATTCTCAAACTCCGAACGCGTTTGCTACTGGCAGAAATCCCGAACACAGCGCGGTGGCTGTAACTACGGGCATTATGAATATACTCTCTGAAGACGAGCTCGAAGGCGTAATTGCACACGAGTTGACGCATATTAAAAACAGGGACATTCTCGTAGGCACAATTGCCGCTACGCTGGTCGGAACCATTACATTGATTGCGAGGATGGCCGGATGGGCGGCAATGTTCGGCGGAAGCAGAAACGACGACAGAGACGGCAATATTTTCTATGAGCTTGCTCTTATTATTATTGCTCCAATTGCCGCAATGCTAATTCAGTTGGCAATATCGCGCTCGCGCGAATTCATGGCGGACGAAGGTGGCGCTTTGATTTCGGGTAATCCGATGGGACTTGCTTCGGCTCTGGATAAACTTTCTAAAGCCAACGAAGTTATTCCGATGAGAACCGCCAAAGAATCGACGGCGCATATGTTTATCGTAAGCCCGCTTTCGGGTAAATCGTTCGCCAAATTATTCTCGACGCATCCGCCTATCGAAGAGAGAATTAAAAGACTCAAAGAGATTGCCGACGGCAGAAGATAATGTCGAACTTATGGAAAAAAATATTGATCCTTTTTCTGTTTGCGGGCGCTTCGAATTACAGCTTTTCGCAGGATAAAATAATCGACAAACTGATAGATGCGGCTTTGAAGGAACAAGCTTCGCTTATTTCGACAATGCACGATTATAACTTGATTATTTCTTTGCCCCGTAAATTGGAAGGACTCAGACCGTATCTTCTGGATTATTTTCGGAATAATTTCGATTATGAAAACGACGGCGGCAAAAATAAAGTTATTCTCGTAATTAACGACGCTTCGGCTTCTTACTCGTTAATTGAACGCGGATTCTTTACGGACGATTTTCTCGAACGTAAATTAAATATGCACGGAATGCTGGTATACCCCAATGAATCCGGTTTCGGAAATTCACTGTTCTCCGGCTCGGTAACCGATACGCTTCTGTACGATGATTATGCCGTTAACGACTTGATGAAATTGCCTGTTGAACAGGGAGAGCTGCCGGATAAAACTAAACTTAAGGATCTCCTGCAGCCAGTGTTGATCGTAGCCACTTTGATAACTTCTGTCATTTTGCTCTTTACCGTCAGAAGCAATTAAATTTCTTTAAGTGGCAATCTTTATATATTTTTGTTATTTAAAAATGGAAATTCATTTTATGCCTTATAAGAGATTATTCGCAATTGCCTTGATTGTAACCGCTTGTTCCGGAATGGTAGACACATCTAAATTTAACGCCGAGGAGTATTTTTCTTATGCTATGAAATTGTACGAAGACGGCGACTACGAACAGGCTGTACTGGAATTTAACAGCATATTGCTCCAATTTCCCGGTAGCACGGTAAGCGACGACGCTCAATATTATCTGGCTATGACATATTATAAAAGAGAACAGTTTCTTCTGGCGGCGTACGAATTTAGCAAGTTGATTCAAAATTATGCCACAAGTCCGCATGTGCCCGACGCTCAATTCATGCTTGCCGATTCGTATTATAACCTTTCGCCGCCGTTTCAGTTAGACCAATCGTACACCAAAAAAGCAATCGAAGAATTTCAGGCTTTCATCGATATATTTCCCGCTAATCCGAAAGTGGAAGAAGCCGAAAGAAAAATTGTGGAATTGAACGACAAACTTGCCAGAAAAGAATACGAAAGCGGAATTATTTACGAAAAGATGGAATACGAAAAGGCTGCAATGAAGTATTACGATTTTGTAGTCGATACGTACCACGATACCAGATTCGCTCCGATGGCTTTGTACCGTAAAATTCAAATTGAAATAAGACGCGGAATGACTAACGAGGCGCTCAATGATATAGCGGTCTTTTTGACGAGATATCCTAATGACGAAAGAGCTGACGAAATCGAAAAATTACAAGCGGAATTAAATGGACTCACGGCAAAGGCAAATTAAGAAAGTTAAAGATTCTACGGTAACGATGACCGAATTGGTTCTGCCGAACCATGCCAACCAATTGGGATATTTGCTCGGCGGACAATTGATGCACTGGATTGATATTTGCGCCGCTCTTTCGGCGGCAAAACATTCGAACAGAGTTTGCGTTACTGCTTCTGTAGACAGAATTGATTTCCATCACCCGATTAAAGTCGGGGAAGTGGTAACTTTGGTTGCGTCTGTCAACAGGGCATTTAAAACATCGATGGAGGTCGGCGTCGAAGTTTATGCGGAATCATTTGTGGAAAGAAAAAAATACATACAAATTCTGCTTTCTTAACTTTCGTGAGTGTGGACGAAAATGGAAAACCCGTCGAAACCAATGAAATACAACCGGAAACACCTGATGAACAAAAACGCTACGAAGAAGCTCTTCAAAGGCGCAGGCAAAGACTCAATACTGCTTAAACTTCTGCTCGTTTTCCTTTTTTTTGCATCTTCTCTTTCGGCTCAAATTCCCATAAACGGCTTTTGTAAAGTAGACGTTCTCTTTGAGGGTATTAAAGATGATGCGGATTTCCTGCCGGACAATATTATGCCCGCCGATCTCGACAGGGACGGCTCGTATGAATTCATCCTTTTAAGAAATAATAAAAATTTAATGGCGGTTGTCTCCGGAAATAAATACCGCCGGTTCAATTTCGGACAAACGGTTAACGAACTCGAATTCTACAGTTCGTCTAAGAATTCGAATATCTTTTGCTGGCTTTCCAGAAAAAGCAGGAATGTCGGGTTGGCGACAATCTCGAAAAACGGAATATTATCGAAAAATAAAATTAAAAAGTTTGACGACGTGCCTTCTCGAATTACCTGCCTCGATCTAAATAGTGACGGCAACAAGGAAATAATTGTCGGCGGTTACGCATTCGAAGGTTTAACTTTGATTAATGCCGGTAAAAAAAATACCTACGCATATTCTCAAATTACGGACAACAGGGTTTTTCCGTTGATTGCCTCCGCCGATTTCGACTACGACGGTTTTAGCGACATAGTTGCCTACGATATCCTTGCAAATCGCCTTGTATTCTTTTATAATAATCAGGAATTATCTTTTTCCGAGTCGAGAAAAATTGAACTCTCCGATTATCCTGAAGATTTGATAGCTTCCGACGTGAATTCGGACGGGTTTACTGACTTGCTGATTTCATACGGCGACCGATTGCGCGTTTTTGTCGGCGATACCGTTTCGTCGTTTCGCAACAGTTTCGATATTGAGCTTCCTGTAAAATCGGATGATTTAATTGTGTCGGATTTGAACGGCGACGGCATTAACGATCTTTTAATGGCAAGTTATTCCGAAGGCGAAGTATATCTGATTTACGGCAAAGCCGGTTCGGAATTTTATGAACCCTTGCTGCTTTATAAAGACAGAAATTTAGCGGATATTTCTGTTTATAAAGAAAAAGGACTCCCGAAACTGGCGCTTCTGTTGAGGGACGGGAAGATAATTGTAATATCGAGGGTAAATAAATTCGGGGATTTTGATTTAACGAGTTTTGGCTCGGATGCGCTTTCATTGGGAATTGTAGCGGGCGAGCGAAATATTCCGGAAGCTTATTTTTATATCGATAAAAATAGAAACGACCTGATTTTAATTACTCTGAATAAAAGATTGATTCCCGATACTCTTTATCGATACCCACTTCAGGACAGCTACAATATAGTCAAAACCGTCAAGCATAAAAATAAAATCGATTTCTATTTTTACAATCCAAACACATCGTTAATTGAGATACTGAGACTCGATTTGTTCCGACCGACTCGAAGAATTCTTTACACCAAAGGAAGAATTAAAGACTTGCTCTTGTTTAACGACCGGTTGGAAGACAGACAAAGAATTTATACCGTTACGGAAAATAAATCGAGATTGCTTCTCGAAACTTACGATTACAGGGATTTCAGGTTTGTGCGCGCTGGAGCGGACAGCGCGGGAAATAACCCGCTGGCGGCGGCTTTGGAATATGAAACATACCCGGCGATCTTTTCGTTAATAAATGAAAACGACAGTCTGGTTTTAATAAAAAAAGAAATTAAAAGATTGGCCGCTAAAGAGGACAGCGTTAAATTAGGAGCTTTCTATTTGTCCGATTTGACAAAAATTAACCTCGAATGTTATAAAGACCCGCAATCAAATGAATTGATTACTGCGGTTATACTGACGGAAAGTACACTTACAAAATTTATTCTGCTCGGAAGCGAAACGATAATCGATTTCGAAATTAAAAATATACGGCCTGTGGAATACACTATTCAGTTCAAAAAGAAGGGCAATCGATTGGAAATGTTTTTTGTCGACGCGGCGACCGCAAAATTGAAAAAAATTGTTTTGAAAGAAGATTACAAAACGGTCGAAACCGACACCGTTTTGGATTCTGAAACAGTTAATAATTATATTTCATTTCCGTTTAAAAATAATAGCGACCTGATTCTTTATGCTCCCGGGTCAAATAATAACATAATTAAATTGAGAATTATTAGATGAAGAAATTGTTCTTTCTGCTGACGGTATTTGTGACGATCGATTCTTATGCGCAAAATCTCGATTCGCTTTACAATTTTTTTCTTTATACCAGAGGACATAGCGATACCGATTTGAAATCCGTTGCCTCTATGTCGGGCGATTACGTAAAATGCGGAACGGGTATCTACAATCAAATCAAAGAAAACTATTCGAACTTCAGCATAAAACAACGGCAGATTTTGTCTTCTTTTTTGTCCAGGCCGCAGACCGATACGAGCATCGTTACTAAATCGGGCTTTTTTCGAATCCATTTTAATAAGTCGGGATTGCACAAACCTGCTTACGATTTGAATCTGTTGTCGGAAGCGCTCGACTCGGTTTATAATTACGAGGTCAATATTCTGGGTTATCCGCCGCCCCCGAAAGATTACGGCGGCGGAGGGGATGACAAGTACGACGTCTACATTCAAAATATGAGCGGCGGTCTCTACGGGGAAACGCGCACCGAAGATTTGATCGGAAAGGAAACTTATACGAGTTATATTGTCATCGACAACGACTTCGACCGTTATTACACTCAAGGTATAAACGGCGCTCGGGTTTCGGTAGCTCACGAATTCCATCATGCAATTCAGGTGGGAAATTATATCTACAGATCGACCGACCAATATTATCACGAGCTTTCTTCCACTGCAATGGAAGAGTTTGTGTTCGACGATATCAACGATTATTATGCGTACATTTATTCGTATTTTGTTAATACCAACCGTTCGTTTTCTCAGAACAGCGGCTACAATCTCGCCGTTTGGAACATCTTTTTGAAAGACAGGTTCGGATTCGAAATACTCAAAAGAACCTGGGAGTTAATGAGAGAAGAGCGGGCGCTTTATGCAATAGCCGACGCCATTAAAGAATACGGTTCCGACTTTAAGGCAGAGTTCGCCGAGTTCTCGAACTGGATTTATTTTACGGGATACAGGTCGAAACCGGGCAAGTATTTCGAGGAAGCGGAAAATTATCCCGTTATAAAACCCCTGATGAGTATCGATTTCGACAAACCGGTCGTTTCGGTGGATATTAATACCAGACCGGCTTCGGTTAATTATATCTCTTTTATTTCGCTTGTCGACACTCTCACGGCAATTCTTTCTAACAGCGACGTGACAAACGGAGTGCTAAACCCTTCGTCCGAATTGCCCCTTACATATTTTCTTGCAGACCACGACGACGGAGGCTACAAATGGATTACCGATAAGTATTATTCCAAATTGGTTTGCCAATCTGCATTTCTTATTACTGAAAATTCCGTGTTGAATAATAAATTGATCGATTCCACGACGGTTATAACCGACGAAAAATTTCCGTTCCCGCAGCCGTTCAATTATGCTTCGGATGATTTTATTTACCTGCCGTCTCCGCGTTCTTTGAGCGGCGCGGCAGACCTGTATGTTTTTTCGGTCGACATGGATTTGATTTATTCCGGCGAGCTCCGGGTCTTTGTGTCGGATAAAAATCTGGTTAAATGGGATGCGCGCGACGGCAGCGGCGAGCGACTATCATCCGGCGTCTATTTTTATGTTATTAAAGCAGACGACGAAACTAAAAAAGGAAAATTCGTGGTGATTAATGAATAGTTACAGCGTAATACTGGAAAATCTTGTAAAGTACTTCGGCAGAAGACTTGTTTTCAACGGCATTGATCGCCGTTTCGATTCGGGTAATATTTACGGAGTCGCCGGTCCCAACGGTTCGGGAAAATCGACGATTGTTAAAATTATAGCCAATTTGATTTCTCCTACAAAAGGGAAAGTGATCCATCTTCACGGGGACAAAAAAATAAATTACGAACATCTTCATAATTACATCGGATTTGTTTCGCCCTATCTGTTCCTTTACGACGAATTTACCGCGCGCGAAAACCTTCTCTATTTTTCAAAAATCAGGGGAATTGATTACGATGAAGAGTATGCGAATTTTCTTTTAAGCGAATTGAATATTTATAAAAGAAAAGACGACGTTATCAGAGGTTATTCTTCCGGTATGAAGCAGCGTTTGAAATTTATCTTCGCTTTGATTCACAACCCGTCTCTGGTAATACTCGACGAACCCACGTCGAATCTCGATACTCCCGGCAAGGAAAAGGTTTATGAAATTATCGATAAAAACCGAAACGATAAACTTTTTATAATAGCGTCGAACGAGGAGTCCGACCTCTCGTTGTGCGGCGAAATAATCAATTTGGAAAATTTTAAGAATAACGGCATTTAGAATGAAAGCATATTATCTCTTCAAAAAAGATTGGGAATCCGAGCTAAGAACCCGTTATGCGTTAAACGCCCTTTCGATGTTTATTCTTGTTACCATTAGCGTAATAATGTTTTCGATCGGCAGCGAAAAGATAAGCGAATATCTGACGGGGGGATTGTTGTGGGTGGTAATCTTTTTCTCGGCTATGTCCGGTCTTTCGAGAGCCTTTGTTTCCGAAGAGGAACGAGGCACGACTCTTACTCTCCATTTAATAGCTTCGCCATCTACGATTTTTTCGGGCAAATTGCTTTTCAACCTCATACTTGTATTCCTTATGAATTTTGCGATTACATTTCTCTTCGCAATTCTCTTCGAATCTTTTATTATCAATAATTTGTTGTTGTTCCTGATCGCTTTTTTGTTGGGGAATATTGGAATTGCCGTTTCTTCCACGATTATAGCCGCAATCATATCCAAGGCTTCGTCGAAAGGGACGCTCTATCCGGTGCTTTCATTTCCGATTCTTTTGCCTCTGATTTTAATTCTCCTCGAACTAACGAAATTTGCAATGGACGGCAACAGCGTTGCAGATTCGACGACCGAAATACTCGTTCTGGTTTCCTACGATGTAATTATGTTAACGGCTTCGTACCTGCTTTTCGATTTTATCTGGAAAGAATAATTTACAAATACTGTACCGGTTAATTTATTATCTTTGTTAACCGAAAAATAAATTTTAAATGCATTTTTTATGGATTTCGAATTTCCGGAAAGAATAAACCGCGCCGTAGCGTCTCTTACTATGCAGATTGCTCAAAGGGCTATCGAATTACGGGCGCAAGACGAAGATATTGTGGACTTTAGCGTGGGCGAACCGGATTTTCCGACGCCCGATAACATCAAGAACGCCGCAATTAAAGCCATTGAACTGAATTTAACCAAGTATACCGCGAATACGGGAATTCTCGAACTGCGCAAGGCGATTGCGGACAAACTCGAAAGGGATAACGGACTATCGTATTCTCCCGATGAAATCATTGTATCGAACGGGGCGAAGCAGTGCGTTTATAACGCCATACAAGCTCTTGTGGGAGAGAACGACGACGTCTTGATTCCCGCTCCTTATTACGTGTCGTATCCCGAAATGGTAAAACTGGCGGGAGGAAATCCCGTTTTTATAAATACTTCAGTCGAATCGGGTTTTAAATTGACGCCCGAACTTTTGGAATCTTCTCTTACTCCCAAGACCAAGATGTTGATATTATGCAACCCGTCGAATCCTACCGGAAGCGTCTTTCACGAAAGTGAATTAAACGCGCTGAAGGAAACATTCCGAAAGGGAAATTATTTGATTTTGACCGATGAAATTTACGAGAAGATTATTTACGACGGCATTGGATTCCTAAGCGTGGCGTCTCTCGGCGAGGAGATCAAAAAGAGAACGATTCTTGTAAACGGACATTCGAAAGCTTATTCTATGACCGGGTGGCGTATCGGATATGCTGCGGCAGAACGGGAAATTATTAAAGCAATGGCAAAAGTACAAAGCCATTCCACTTCCAACGCTTCCACCGTTTCACAGTACGCGGCGCTGGAAGCTCTAAAAGGTCCGCAGGAGTCTGTGGAGATTATGCGAAAGGAATTCGAAAAAAGACGCGATTTTCTATTCGAAGAATTAAATTCGATCGAAGGAATTTTTACATCGAAACCCGAAGGAGCATTTTATGTCTTCCCCGACGTTTCTTATTACCTCGGTAAAAAATTCAAAGACAAAATTATTGGCGACGTATTCGAGTTTTCACTTTTCCTTTTGAACGAAGCGCGCGTAGTTGTTGTTCCGGGAATAGCGTTCGGTAATCAAAATTGTATTAGAATCTCATTTTCCACTTCGATGGATCGGATTGCGGAAGGCATTAAAAGAATTAAGAACGCCCTTGAACTGTTAGTTTGAGTAGAGCCGGATTTGAAAATAATATTTGTAAAGTTGCTTTCCTTCCGAGAAAGAGGGAAAGCGTGCGTCATTTTAAATAAATAACATTATGGATAAACAAATCATAGAAAAATTAACTCCGTATAATAAGCTGCTCGAACCGCTAAAGCGGAAGCAAAAAAAAGTTTTCGTATCTCCTCTGGAAGGCTCATTTAAAAGTCTGTTCGTTCAATCGTTTTATCGCGACGATATGCGGATATTAATATTTGCCGCGTCGCCCCGCGAATTGAAAGAATTGAGCGTCGAGCTTTCACTGCTAGGTTTGTCCGAACACTTGATAGCGCTCGAAAATTTTGAAGGCGACGATATTCAGGAAAAATTAACAGACATTTCGAAACGTAAATCCTTCATACTTGTTTCGACTTATGAATTGCTGAAGGTAAAATTTCCTTCCAGAGATGCGCTGGGCAAAAACACTACAAAAGTTGAAATCGGCGGAGAACTTCCTTACGATCAACTTATCGAATATCTCAACCTGATCAATTACGACCAGGATAAATATGTCGATCAGCCGGGAGAATATGCGCTGCGCGGTTCGATAGTCGATTTCTGGTCGTACAGCGAAAAATTGCCCTGCAGGGTCGAATTCGACGGAGATTTTATTGAATCGATCCGGTATTTCGATCCGGAATCGCAGCGCTCTACTCACAAAGTCGATTTTGTTACGCTAGCGTCCTCCTGCGCTGAAGACGAAATGACATCTGATATTTTCGATTACCTCGAATCGCCGTACGTTTTTGCGTCGGATTACCATCTGACTAATATCGGCGTCGATAAAAACACTAATAGCGCCGACCGCATAGATAGGGACGACCTCGACGAAGAATTGAAATACGAACTTTATGACAATGAAATCGAGAATTACTCCCGTAAAAAAGATGAAGAAAACAACAAAGTTGAATTCCGCATGGAAACTCTTTTCGAAAAAAACGCTTTTTGGATACTTGAAGATCACATCGGAATTCACGACGAAAGAATAAATCTCGGTTTGAGCGAGGCTCCGCATATCAATTCAAATTACGAACTCCTCTTTACGTCCTTGAAAAGATATTCCGCTCAGGAATTCGAAATATTGGTCGCGGTCGAAAACGAACTGCAGAAAAAACGTCTCAATGATTTGTTTGCGGAATACGACGATGAAGTTAGGAAATATTATGAAAGCGGATTAATCAAAATTATCGAGTTGCCGGTAAAATCGGGATTCGCAGTTAAGGAAGACCGGTTTCTGCTGATGACGGATTATGAAATTTTCAATAAACCATACAGAACCCGCCTTTCGGAAGCTCAAAAGAAGGCTAAAAGAACTTCGAAGAAATCGAAGGCTCGCGACCTTTCGAGCCTTAAAATCGGCGACTACGTCGTGCACGAAAATTTCGGCATCGGTCAATACGCGGGTCTGCAGACGATTAAAATAGGAGATGTGGAGCAGGAATCGATTAAGATTTTATATGCGGAAGGCGGCGTTGTATATGTCAATCTTAATTATCTGTCGCTTGTAAAAAAGTATTCCTCCGGAGATAATGCAAAGCCGAATCTATCGGCTCTCGGCTCGGGCGAGTGGAAATCGACCAAGAAAAAAAGTAAAAACAAAATCAAAGAAGCCGCTCGACAGCTCATTACTATCTATGCCAAAAGAAAAATGTCGAAAGGATTTGCTTTCAGTCCCGATACAATTTGGCAAAAGGAACTTGAAGCTTCGTTTATGTATGAAGACACTCCCGACCAGGCGCGCGTTACCGAAGAAGTGAAAACGGATATGGAAAGCGAAATCCCGATGGACAGACTCGTTTGCGGGGATGTCGGATTCGGTAAAACAGAGATTGCCGTAAGAGCTGCTTTTAAAGCCGTAAACGACAATAAACAGGTGGCGGTGCTTGTTCCGACTACAATTTTAGCAGAGCAACATTACAATACTTTCAGGGACAGACTTGCTCAGTTTCCGGT comes from Melioribacter roseus P3M-2 and encodes:
- the mfd gene encoding transcription-repair coupling factor, which produces MDKQIIEKLTPYNKLLEPLKRKQKKVFVSPLEGSFKSLFVQSFYRDDMRILIFAASPRELKELSVELSLLGLSEHLIALENFEGDDIQEKLTDISKRKSFILVSTYELLKVKFPSRDALGKNTTKVEIGGELPYDQLIEYLNLINYDQDKYVDQPGEYALRGSIVDFWSYSEKLPCRVEFDGDFIESIRYFDPESQRSTHKVDFVTLASSCAEDEMTSDIFDYLESPYVFASDYHLTNIGVDKNTNSADRIDRDDLDEELKYELYDNEIENYSRKKDEENNKVEFRMETLFEKNAFWILEDHIGIHDERINLGLSEAPHINSNYELLFTSLKRYSAQEFEILVAVENELQKKRLNDLFAEYDDEVRKYYESGLIKIIELPVKSGFAVKEDRFLLMTDYEIFNKPYRTRLSEAQKKAKRTSKKSKARDLSSLKIGDYVVHENFGIGQYAGLQTIKIGDVEQESIKILYAEGGVVYVNLNYLSLVKKYSSGDNAKPNLSALGSGEWKSTKKKSKNKIKEAARQLITIYAKRKMSKGFAFSPDTIWQKELEASFMYEDTPDQARVTEEVKTDMESEIPMDRLVCGDVGFGKTEIAVRAAFKAVNDNKQVAVLVPTTILAEQHYNTFRDRLAQFPVRIEVISRFRSAKEQKEIVEKLARGEIDIIIGTHRLLSKDIRFRNLGLLIIDEEHRFGVMAKEKLRSLRADVDTLTLTATPIPRTLNLSLLGARDLSIIATPPPNRQPIFTKVDTFDIQKVREWVLTEIKRGGQVYFIHDRVQSIEKIAAYIKKHIPEIKVGIAHGQLKPAQLEKVIHDFLEKKYDMLISTKIIESGIDIPSVNTIIVNRADRFGLAELHQLRGRVGRSDRQAYAYFLVPSVNNITKKAFRRLQAIEEYTDLGEGFSLSMRDLEIRGAGNLLGTEQSGFIDSVGFDLYLKLVDEAVEELKESEFKEIFSDLPKQVERSEPTIDTYFEIGIPADYMPDQSDRLGFYTALFSMVKIDEAGEIVEEMEDRFGKIPRVVENLIDVARLRFYASFALWERIVIQKEKVIVILPKGTREEYYKSKFVPILEYINSNFGKKVRFVQQKDLLKLEITNNFNNPEDILKFMITFTRKISEMTGVYSPNAEVLN